The proteins below are encoded in one region of Drosophila santomea strain STO CAGO 1482 chromosome 3R, Prin_Dsan_1.1, whole genome shotgun sequence:
- the LOC120452111 gene encoding myosin regulatory light chain 2 — MADEKKKVKKKKTKEEGGTSETASEAASEAATPAPAATPAPAASATGSKRASGGSRGSRKSKRAGSSVFSVFSQKQIAEFKEAFQLMDADKDGIIGKNDLRAAFDSVGKIANDKELDAMLGEASGPINFTQLLTLFANRMATSGANDEDEVVIAAFKTFDNDGLIDGDKFREMLMNFGDKFTMKEVDDAYDQMVVDDKNQIDTAALIEMLTGKGEEEEEEAA, encoded by the exons ATG GCCGATGAGAAGAAGAAGGTTAAGAAGAAGAAGACCAAGGAAGAGGGTGGTACTTCCGAAACCGCTTCTGAGGCCGCATCCGAGGCAGCAACCCCAGCACCAGCTGCAACTCCTGCCCCGGCCGCATCCGCCACTGGTTCGAAGAGAGCGTCGGGCGGATCCCGTGGCTCCAGGAAGTCGAAGCGCGCTGGCTCCTCGGTCTTCTCTGTGTTCTCCCAGAAGCAGATCGCCGAGTTCAAGGAG GCCTTCCAACTCATGGATGCCGACAAGGACGGTATTATTGGCAAGAACGATCTGCGCGCTGCCTTCGACTCCGTCGGCAAGATCGCCAACGACAAGGAGTTGGACGCCATGCTGGGCGAGGCCTCGGGTCCGATCAACTTCACCCAGTTGCTGACCCTGTTCGCCAACCGCATGGCCACCTCCGGTGCCAACGATGAAGACGAAGTTGTTATTGCTGCCTTCAAAACATTCGATAACGATGGTCTCATCGACGGTGACAAATTCCGCGAAATGCTCATGAACTTCGGTGACAAGTTCACCATGAAGGAGGTTGATGATGCCTACGATCAGATGGTGGTCGACGACAAGAACCAGATCGATACCGCCGCCCTGATCGAGATGCTCACCGGCAAGGgtgaagaggaggaggaggaggccgcCTAA